The DNA window GAATGATGATTTAGAGTCGAAAAGTTGATTGAGAATGAAAGTTTTTTTAAGGGTTTTGGGTTATGGAGGATGAATGAAGTATGAGAGAGATGACCATGCAATGTGGTGATATTTTCAATTTTCCACTCGACATTTTtaaatatgcatctccgaaaatttcACTGAATGAACAGAAGATAATTGTCATTGAGAAGTACTAGGAAAACGGGTTTagtgatgttttcggagatgcatctccgaatacaTCCCAAAAATATTcgcagatgcatctccgaacctaatttaaaaaaaaaaaaaattatagtgtGTTCTAAGATGTATCTCCAAAAGTTCCTgaaagtattttttaattttcagagatgTAATTCAGTAATTCACACATTGGGGTATTTGGGGTGAGAAAATAAATTGTCTTATTTTTTACACCTATAATTAAAACCATGCTCAAACAATAAAAATGTTAAATCCTATACAAGTCCTCACACATATTCATTACTCACCTGCCCATAAAAATTGGCAACAATGTGCTATTCCAACCATTTCTTAAAAAGAAAATTCCGAAAACGTGAAAAATGTTTTAACATCTATACGTAAAGTCAGTGCCTACAACGAAAAATAGTAATTTACTGAATGCAAATCTTTTATATTGAATACTATCAAGCCACACAAACAAATTATTATAATACATAGACTTATTGAAATCTGTAAGAAAAGACATATTGAAAAATCCTGCAGGGGCATCTTGTTTTGAATTAAGTTACTATTATACTTTGGTTTAGACAAAGTTCCGATAAATTGTAGAAAAATTCAACTGCAACAATCGATCCAACACAACTTTATTACCATATTGAAAATACTAAATACCAAATTTACTAAGCAATAGTTAAGCAGGTCACAACCTCAAACCATTTATACAGGACCTTGGAAGTTGGAGACAATAATGATTCAATTAAGATATTTCGGAAAAAAGTACTCCAAAATATACCATAATAGTTAAGCAGGTCACAACCTCAAACCATTTATACAGGACTAGGAAtcacataatttaattaaaaaaaaagtacacCAAATATAACATTCCATTGTATGATTCTTAAGAAACAACCAAAAAAAAATAAccagaaaaaaattatttgcaaCATACATTTCAATAAACTTGCCCGGCATGTTGAATGTGCATAAGCAAAACACAAATGGATTCACCAAATAGGAGTGATTCTCATTAAGTGATAACGATGACAACCAACCGATATTTTTtctaactgtgcaaatcattttgcAAAACTTTTAAACCAGCTGAGTCAACTATTTTAATGCGGAAGGAACTTAATATATTGAGCAATAAagttaaaaagagaagaaaaaaaaactacaatAAGTGTTGTACGAGAGTCAAAACTTGGAGAGTCATAAAAAAACAAACTAGTAATCCAGTCATTTCAGAAATCTAACCATTTCTGATAATAGACACATGTTGCTGGAGAGATAGTGCCATCTGGTGAACAAAAGCTCATTCTTTGACAAGAAAAACATGGAATGGAAGTCAAGTCAGCAGTCTTCTTTTCCCCTCTAACTCCTCCTTTGCTTTTGCTCATGTAACAAGTTTTGCCAACAGGAATAGATGAAAATTCCCCAAGTCCAGTACTTATCATCTGCGTGATCTCATCATCCAAAACCAAAGTTTGCAAAATCTCTTCCATTTGTTTTGTTGTAACTTCAGTATTAAAGACTCCAATCCTTTTAATCCACTCCACACATCCATCACATGTGGAAATTTTCTGCATGAAAATGCATTTCAAGCACACATCTTTTAAACTGTTTATATAATCGATATCAAGTTTCCCATCACTATAAAAATGACCACCAGTGATTTCCTCGGAAGGCATAAACTCTTTTGCCATGTAGTGTTTTCTACCTTTGTTTTGAATAGTAGTAACTTCCTTTATCATATTCTTGGCTATAAGTGTCTTCAGGGATTTATTGACCACAGTAGTAGGAAGATTTGTTTCTCTTTTCATGTCTCCAGTCCATATCCCTATGTTTTCCCTGCTACGAATGAGGTTAAAGAGTAAACGCTCTTCATCTGTCAACACCGGTTCAGACACCTTTTGTCGTTTCCGTTGAGGCAAACCAGATTCTTTCAAACGATTCATTCCTTACAagagaaaatatcagagtataaattaAAGTGTTAAAAGAATTATAATAGAGAATCATTAAACCTGTCCATCTAAATTTTTTGAGCATGAAAAAGAGGAAATATGCACAATGTAGTAAAAATAATCATTATTTTAAGCCATCTATGACTGACTATGACAATTCCAAACACATCTAGCAGCAGAATCCAAAATTCCAAACACATATCTAGCTTCCACTTCTTTTATCTTGAATGTGGATAAAACAATTAGAAACATTTACAGTATTTTAATTTGCAGCAGTTTAATTTAAATCCATTATATCTTCACCTCAAAATAATATTGACCCCAAGAGGTTTAGATCAGTATCAAGCATTCCATACAATCCTGCCAGAATTCTACATGACCCTTCCCCCACAAAATTCAACAATGAGATTTCCTAATTGGTGACCATATGGGAAAATCATGCACCACACACCAATTCCCAGTCAGTGTTATACTCTTCCCATTGCCTAATATTACATACTAAAAAAAGTTCACAATAAACTTGAATACCCTATGCAAATAAATTTAACCGTAGCAGGTTACAAGCGTTGCAATAATATACAGCTTATGCCTACATTGACTGATGAATAAAGTAAGACATCTCAAAATCCCCAACATCAGAACTCAAAGCTACGAGTCAGGTAATAGAGAACAGTGAATTATCAATTGACCTACATAACTAATAGGTTTAAATGTGCAAATACGTCACCTTTTGTTTTAGTTCCTATTACTACACGAGCAACAAAGAgaacttaaataaattttacacaCACATCAGAGAGACCAATTTCTACATGAACAAATTTTGCCCTTATCTCCAAAACTCCAAACACGTATCTAGCTTCCACTTCCCTTATCTTGAATATGAATGCCCAAGCCCAATGCAATCcaaatataacaaaatataaaaaatagcaCATGAAAAGTTAAGAATAGAAAAATAGTCTAATAGTCTATAATATAATCAGTCGCATATGGATGGGCATTGCAATTTAGTATCAGACGTTTTCTTTGCATAAGAGAGTCACATCAGATTTTGTCAAAATTAAACAATATACTAACCCTTTCACTTAAAATGTGCATAAATTAGATGAAAACTACACAAAGAAGCAATACATTGATCAATGATGTACATATATCATCGCTCAAATATGACCTTACTAAGAATAATCAAAATTTGCCAGTGGACTAAACATAAGAATCATGCACCCTGGTAAACATTTCAGCCAACATCAGTTAATAAATGAATTTTGAGTCGGCACATGGTCGATGGAAGGTGAGATAGCTTACTTGCATAACTAAAAGAAATAAACTCATGGAATTTTTCCCAAAAGATAATAAACAAATTTCACAGATATGCTCACCTGGTCAAATTCACTGACTATATCGAGTCCCACAATACCAAGGTCAAGATCACCGAATAACAATTTTCTTACAATGTCTTTTGACCTCTGGAACCAGATTTCCAAATTGGAAAGCTGCAATTATGAAAAATCACTTGTTATCCTTTAGAAGAGCTAGGAGGAGATGTCACCTCACTCGAGAGAAACAATATTCACTTTAAAGTGTTTAGTGAGTAATATCAACAGTTGATGAACAAATTAGTAGTTGATAATTTTGTATCATGTGCAAGTGGCTAACAAATCATGGAtgtgttgaaatattaatcttGATTTTTCTCACATTACTAAGTACTCACTTTATAGGAGTCAAAACCAGTAAACATGTATGAATAATAACATAACGGGTTTCTTCTACCAAAACGGATTCAAATAGCATAACAAGAAGTGGCATTGCAGGCATcaaaagtgaatcctaaactcagTAACTTAAACTAGCAACTACAAAAATGTGAGTAGCAACATACACACAGAGTTGATTTGTTGAAGTAATGGAGTTCAAAACTAGATTTGCTCATGGATCGATTGTCCACATAACCAATCCACAGCCATTTATAATCCACTTGTTATAACCGGATACTATAACCAATCAATACAATTGgttttattttcacaaaatccgtTATAAAAACGGTTAATGCATAACTAGTTCAATAACaagttttaagtttttaaaaccGGTTTGGACACAAAGATTCACTTTTGAAAAATGGTTACTAACTTTTTAAAATCGACTACACCAGATTCATaattttttaaaccaattttGGATATGGTATTCTTGGATAACTGGTCGTGTATGCTGTGACATTTGGAAACCATTGGTGAGCCATGAGTGTTGTTGTTTAGCTATTCATAGAGTATTGAAAGTGTGATTTTCAAATGGATTACAATCACGATTGCAGTCTCAGTATACGGATATCTTAGCATTATGGCCGCTAGCTACTCCGCCTGCATCAATTTGTAATGGGTGATTTTCTGCAAGATAGACAGTGACACTGACAACAGTTGAAAACCTAGGTTGAAAGCTTCTTGACATAGCTAACAATCAAGTTGAAACAATAGTAAAAGCACATATTTTCTAAAATCAACCAACTACCTACATTCATTATTAATCTAATGCAACAGAAATTATAATTGAGCTTAATTAAATCATCCGAATAAAGGTGATCTTAATGTATACAAAAAAAACatctaaaaaatcaaaacatgctACTATCAAGAAATGTAGAAAGAAGAAAAGCAAGCAGAGACACCAATTAAGAACAGCAAGAAGCATTGCGTGAAGACTatgcaaaatcattttttcagACATAATCGAATATTTGAGCCTGTtaaacaatgttttaaaaaccggaccggtcatcaaaCCGGAGAGGGTACTGGTTCATTGGttcatcggtcgaaccactggttCATTGGTCGAACCGAccaaaccggataactcggtttaATAAACCTGTAattataacaaaactatataggtataaaaccggtcgaacttgatcattcaatttctaaaaaaatataactagcacttaaatttttgaaaaatatcatatcataaattaaattcaaatttaaacatAAAGTATCACACATAAAAACATATATTATTATCAACTATTTTTTCCAATTCAGTATTAAAAAACTTCCagttttacttattttttatagAACATATTATTTAACACTATTCTCACACATACTGATAAGAATAacataagaataataaaaaaattgaaattctctATATACATTTTGTTAACCACATAAAAATTACATACGGAGGTTTTATCACTTTATGAAACGTTGGAAGTCAATATGATGTATCCTTGGCCAAAAACCATCTTTACCTTTTCAAATTCACATGACTCAGTAtagatttttttatgttttatatatttattcacaTGACTCAGTATAGACTTTTTTTATGCTTTATATATTTGAGATACTTGCAAATGATACACTATATCAAAGAGGCATTAGCTTGTTAATTCGAAATCAGTTGAGTAAAAGtgaaaaaaatatagttttttttttcctttccctCAATCCGTTGACTACACACCCAGAAAAAATCACCCTAAAAGTGAAAATCACTTGAGTACACCCAGAAAAAATCATTTTGCTGGTTCAACAACTTTTATCTTGCCCTAAATTAAACTAACCCTAATTTCAACAATTTTTATCTTGAACTAACCTAATCTTTAACACATCAGAATATAGATCAAAGAAGAATGGAAACAGAGGGAGTATTGAACCTGAAAAATGACAGTGCTGCGGCGGGAAGCAAGGCGGTGGCGCGGTGGTGGGCGAAGCTTCTGTTTCTTTCACCTAGGTTGAGTGTCTGCTATGTCTTTCTTCTTCGTATCTATTTCCCCTAGGTTGGATTAGAATTGAAACAACAAaacaaggttttttttttaatttctaaagcTCAAAACGACATtgttttgattaaatttttttttttttaaaattatgcatTGGAACCGCCGATTTACGGAGACCACCGGTTTTCCGGTTTTTCCCGGTCCAACCCGGTTTTTACCGTTTTTCACTGGTTTGACGACATTCCCGATCGAGCTATTGAACCACACCGGTTACTGGTCCGGTTCAACCGGTCCGGTCCAGTTTTTACAACACTGCTGTTAAAGGATTTTATAACCCTATTATATCAATTAAAAATGCTTTGAATTTTTTGAGCCTTGACTAATGTCTAAAAAAGGATCAAATTATCCTGTTAAGGGCTCAAATTTTTTCACACAACATGGACAGAAAAATGAACACAGCATTAGAGTCTCTGGACATAGTTTATGGAAATGAATATAATTTACAAATGCACATTCAACCTCTGAGCATTTTTCAGACATGTTTACAAAGAATAAGCTCATTACTCATCGAAAATTCGGGGTTAAATATACATGTAAGCTActgaaatttaaaaagaaaacgaTAACTTAAACGAAGCTCCTAGAAAGGAGATGTCGAACGCGGTATCGGAGGTAGAATTTAGGGTTAATTCCAATCAACAAAGCTattcataaaccctaaaattaatCCGCTAACAAGATATTCATAACAGATCCATGAGTGACTAATCTATAACAAGTTTCAACCATGATTCTCTTTCACTGAATTCTGTTCTCATTCAGATCAACAAAGTTAAACATTGATGATAATCTAAGATATGAGATTTGAGGGGAAGAAAGACACTTACTGATTCGATTCCGGCAACGAACCAAATGGCCAACGGGAACCGCAGACGGCAATGCGGCGCGGCGAAGAGGCAGAAACGGCGATAAGCTGTCTCAATCTCAGACTCAGTCTCCTCTCAACTTACTTGCACGGGGTTTCtgcttttttaaattttaatatttaaaaaaaataataataacaaaacacCTCGTTTTGACTAAGAAATAAATCAAGTACGTATTTAACTTTCAATTTTTATAAACGCTATAATTTTTATTGATTTCGGCCCCTTCTGTCTGATTTCTGctgattaaattatttattcGGTTTGATAATTAAATTGGATTGGTGATCTCTTTGAGAATTAGTTCTCAGTTCCATCGATCGGTTCTAAAGTTATTAAAATAGATCATTCGGCCTTAAACACCCTATGTCAATGAAAATAACTATGAAAATTTAAATTTGTCGCTGAAatatatttttgagatttttctttttataaactTCATTTAACCCCAAAATTATAATTACGGAAGAAAACCGAAAATGTATTTCTGAAATGTATGCAGACTGTAACAGCCCGACCCCTCGCAAGACAATCTTGGCACTGCCACCTCACGATCTTAAAAAACAAGTAGTATGAGTGTAAGATGAAGAGAAGTGAATTGGAATCAATTAGGGACTGATTATAGAAGTGTAGAAGTGAGGAATGGAGAGAAAAATCGTACCGATATGAAAAAAAACCGAGTTACTGGGTTTTGACGatggtcatacgcgtatggggtaTGGGGGACGTCCCAGGGAGGTCGTACGCGTTTGATATGTGGCTCTGTCCCCAAAGGCAAAAACTGCGTCTGGCAATACGCGTATTGgggggtgatacgcgtatgggcctTCGCTGGAGGTCTTGAAGGAAAACGCCCTTCTAGTGATACGCATATGAGAAGGAGGCCATACGCGAAAGGAGGCTTATACGTGTATTGGCCTGGGGCTAGGTTTTGAAGGGAAATCCCCTTCTGGTCGTACGCGTACGGTATGCGTATGAGATGACGAGGAAAGGGGTTGTATGCGTATCAGGTAGGGCATACGCGTATTGGCATGTTGTGCATAGTTTTTGCTGTTTTGCGATTCTTTCCGGATTTTGTGGTGCAGTGTAATCTGTAACGACTTCTGAgagtgttaattaattaattaaataataggtTAATTAGGATGGGATAAGGTGAGGATAATCGGGCAAGTTCTCGTGATTAAACTGTGAACTGTGATTGGTGGACCGTTGGTTGTAGATTGTGACTATGATATATTGTATTATGTGAATATGTTTGGTTTAATGCAGGGGTTCCCAAGAGTGGAACGTGGTGAGTATGTGGCTCACGTGTGATCAATGAGGATCGTATTGTTTACAATATTGAGATGAATTGTGCATATGTGGTATGTCATGCATCATTGTGTCATGTCAGGTGGAGATGAGTCTAAGTGGGAATCCATGATGGGTGCCTAGTCTTGTCAAGACTCTCAGGGTAGAGTCAAGTGAAGATAAGTTGTAGTTCAGTGGAATGCGGATGGCTTATCCGGATTCCGACGGGAATCAGGTTCATAATAAATGAACCGTATTGGTTGTGTTGGCACCGCATGCATTGAGTCGTGATAATGTGATCACTTTGCATTCATAATTGAACATGTGATTAGTGCACAGTGGGAATGCTTGATGATGATTATATGAAACGCGTCTATATGTGTGCATGTGATTATGTATTGATGTTTGGTGTGTGAATAAGTACTCCTTAGCATGTGACATTCACCGCTGTTTATTTGAAcgtaattctcaccccttttctgttgttGTGTCTGTACTTCTTATGGGAGTACAGATGACCAGGTACCTGAGTAGTTCCTGGAGCTTTGTGTTGCTTTTGGATCAAGTCGTAGGAATCGCTCTAATACGTAACACTAGGATGATGGggattttagtttatattttttaattaataaaccaTTTGTTACGGAGAGTGGATTTTTATTTGTGATTCCAGGCCTTAGTGCCATGATTCGGTTTTTGTTTTGTATTCCGCTGCTTAATTTCAAAGAGTATTTTATGTGATAAATTAACTTGTACGGTTTGAGATTATGGGATGTGGCATCCTACTTGCTTTATTTCCGTTTTATctctctgattttattaaataaataataaagggaAGTTGGGTGTTACACAGACAGTagcagaaaataatttttatcgtTTCAAATGTTGGAAACTATAATTCCTACCGATAAAGCCGCTAACCTAAATATTATCCAAATACAATTCAAAGTCGATAAGCAAAATATTATCCAAACCAAAATACAATACAAGATATACAAATGTAAAGACTACTGTGTATGGAAGACTCTGAGTTGACCCGTGACCCTCCCGATGTTCCTCTGTTGCCTCCTCTATTGTAGAGCCTCCTGAGCCTCTGCTATGATGGCATATAGAACACCCCTAACCTCTGAGCCATCAGTAAACAGTCTTCTATCAATACTTGTCTGTCCAATATCCACGATACGACGACATTTAGGCAACACATCATGAGCATGATCGGCCCTGCCCTGCTCCATATCTAGAATCTCTTGATGAGCTAGCCTAGGTGGGTTTCCTAGAGCATCCTATACCAGATATGGATGGGACACTCTGAAGAACCATAGTATGTAACTGTCCACGTAGCTCCAATCGTCTGGTGCTAAGGTACTTCGGGCCTTATCTGGTATCAAATGATTAAcataatcatcaaacaaggcattTATATCCCTGCGTTTCACTAAGGGAGGAACATACACAACAGGATCCCGGTGAATGTACTACATGTATCAGAACTGACGCATGACGCGCTCAGGCATATGAGCAGTCATCTTGCCCGACCCGCAAGCCAACCATCACAAGTACAACACAACATTGTCAAATGTAATCGTCACGTGGTGGTTGACGTATGCCTGAAAGTGTATATCATCAAACACCAACCGGTCAATATACACCTGGAAGGCTGGAACGGCTCTGTCGCCTGGCTCCCTCGAAGCGGATCGATGCAGCGACACACGACTTATCTTTGATATAAGCAGGATCAAGAGACCAACTAGATATGCGAGGGAAGTGTTGTAGGATCCAGGCCTGAAAAAACAAGAATCATTAGTTAGTAACGGCATAGAAATAATTTACAAAATGACACACATACAATATAAGACCAAGAAATGTTACCGTCAAAAGTGTGATGTTGTCAGTCATCTACTTCGTCTTCCACTTACAGCCTTCAGACAAATGATGGTACAAGTACACCAAACAAGCGGTCCCCCAATTCAACTCATGGATCCGCTCAAAGTTGTCAAAGTACTTCATGTATATGACATTAGTGTAAGTCATACTCGTGTCCATAAAATGACAATGCCAACCAGATACAACATGTATGCTATCATAGCATACACTCTGTGCTAGGCTACCTTCTTCGGATCACCATCAGCTTGCTGTGTACATAATAGCTCTTTTGTGAACACCTTCAGAAAATAGCTAAATCTGACAAGAGCACCACGACTGAAGTCCTTCTCCTCCATAGCACTCTCTGGGGTAACTCCTACATACTCTACCAACAATTCCAGTTCCTCCTCTTTGCCACACCTCTCATGGTATAAAACCCTCCCTCTTATCGGAAGATGCAGTAGACACGTGACATCGTCCAGTGTGATCGTCATCTCACCATGTGGTAGATGGAATAATGATGTCTCATGATGCCATCTTCCAACAAAAGTGTTAATCATACCATGATTAACAGTAGTATATCCACAGAGGGTCAACTCTTTCAACCCTGAAAGTAGCAAGAGCTCCTAAAACCATGGCTTAGAGGGAGCTACCAGGCGAGTGATCTTTTGTTCATGATTAATGATCTTTACCGTAGCACGTTCCTGCATACATGGTTTAACAAAATTAATTCAGccaaacaaaatttaataataaaataaacactacaaaaattaatatttaaatacaatatTTACCTCTTTGTCCCAAATATGTCTGGCAACATGGTCCGGGTATAGAGACAGTCGTGATAAATTGGAAGGACCTCCTCCAAAACCTTGAGGTTCCGTAGGTGCAACCTCGTCTCCATGGGCCTCAGGTGCCTCCAATGACTGAGGTTGGGATGCAAGTTGTGGCTGAGGCTGAGGCTAGGATAGAGGTTGGGGCTGAAACTGAGGCTGGGATGGGTTTTGTGGCTGGGATGCATCAAGCATCGACTGTGTGGCCTCAGGTGTCGAATGGGAGTGTGATGTCTCCTACCTCAAATACCAAAGGTGATGCAGTGCGTCAACGAAAAGATGAAGGTGATGAGGGATGACCTGGAGAACATCGTATGCTGCGGGAGGACAATGAAGTATGCAGAGAAACGTGAACACCAGAACCTATAGTCGCATCCGTCATAACCTGTCTAGAGGTAGAAGGAGCCTGAGATGCCTAACACTTTACCTTTCGAACCGAAGCATGTTGTGCAAGTCTTCTGTGTCTCAACCTAGACGGTATTTCAGCCATAACTCTTGTAGAAGTAGGAAAAAAACGTTACCAACAAGACTCATGTTAAAAAAATGGAGAGAATGCAGACAAACTAAAATCGGATATGTATCTCCTATACGACCTGTAACTTTCCTGCTTCGTCAATGGCGAAGCTCGACCACTAAGACCTTAAAAAAAGGTCATTGATTGTAAAAACAACCATACTAAAACGTTTATTCCTACTTCTAAGCTTGCAAACCCTAAAATAATTGGATTATATAACCTAAAACACAATTTCTAGGTGAAATTACATTAACTAAAATAAGCTCAAAAATAACTTACAATTTCTGGTTTTTGTTGGTTGATGAAGCTTGAACAATGATGTTTGTTGGTTGCTGGTTGATTTCTGATGAGATTTTTGTacaatgggggggggggggtgagaGGGTTTTGTGTTTGGATTTTGTCCTTCTAGTTAAAAAACACTTTCAGAAATAAGGAAGGGAAAGAGACAACGCATGTATTTATGTTAACACGAACCGAAAACGCACTTACGGGCCCCTCCAATAAGTGCATTTTTGGTTTATTTTTGCGTGACATTTGAGATTTCTTAGGCTAAACTATGGTTTGTACTTAGGGTGCTTCTGAAAATACAACTACGCGTCCCTCTTGTAAATGCATTTTTGGTTAGTTTCGTGCTCTTTTATAGGGTCTTGTCCATCAAAGACTTGACTAAAGGTGCTTCTGAAAATACATTTCTGATAGCTGACGACATTTATGTATTTATGCGCGATGCGCTGGAAAAGCATATGGTgtgtaaagaatttttttttttttagtgaaaCCAGATaaagtttaaaattatttttaaaaaatttagttatGCGGGTCAAATGAGCTACCCGCTGCTTATACGAGGTAGCCCGAATGAGTACCAGAGTTTTTAAGGCCGAGCTAAAAAAGCTCATATATAATTTAGGCTCCAATTATAAATCTCAAACCCAATAAATTATCGGACTTGGCGGACCGGCTCATATGAACTAGTCCATTTTAACGGTTCTAATTGAttcaatgtaatttttaaaatactgTATTTTATCACCTAATTTTGGTAAAAATATTTAtgatgttgtcataccccaaaatttgcccaccatattcaaattgcttttttggccaagtggatggtaccccaattgcttttttggccaaaaaccttttggtatttggccaaatcaaggttattcatatttggccaaaaaccttttggtatttggccaaatcaacgtt is part of the Vicia villosa cultivar HV-30 ecotype Madison, WI linkage group LG2, Vvil1.0, whole genome shotgun sequence genome and encodes:
- the LOC131653927 gene encoding uncharacterized protein LOC131653927, whose protein sequence is MNRLKESGLPQRKRQKVSEPVLTDEERLLFNLIRSRENIGIWTGDMKRETNLPTTVVNKSLKTLIAKNMIKEVTTIQNKGRKHYMAKEFMPSEEITGGHFYSDGKLDIDYINSLKDVCLKCIFMQKISTCDGCVEWIKRIGVFNTEVTTKQMEEILQTLVLDDEITQMISTGLGEFSSIPVGKTCYMSKSKGGVRGEKKTADLTSIPCFSCQRMSFCSPDGTISPATCVYYQKWLDF